The Synechococcus sp. M16.1 genome includes the window CGTTCTTTACACTTCTCCACACCTTTTTCCACAGAAACTCTTAACGCCAAGATTTGCTCTGATGGTGCTCTGAGGCACAGATCCTTCCGGTCGTCAGGCGAAGACTGAGCGCCGCATCTTTTGGTTAATGAGGGATGGGCACTGGAGAGAAGGTGATCACGCACATCCCTTCAGTAGTACGCAATGTGTGATCTGCGGTAGGGCATTGCAGTTGCCTTCATCGTTTGCCCTTGATGAGGTGACTTGTACGAACTGCCGCCTAAGGCAAAAAAAAGTCGTTGAGGAGTGGGGCGACTAGTCACCTGCCAGCACCTCGTTGATTCGGTCTTCGAGCGTCCTGTCCTCATCGGCAGGAGCAATGGCATCACCAGTTGCCCTGAGTAGGTCAGCAGTTATCTGCCTCGCGTCTTGGTTGGTGAAGAGGAGGAACCCCAGACCAACACCCAAAAGAATCTTCAGCACGGCACCTCTTCCTGTTGCTGAATGATCCGACGAACCATCGATGTCGTCATCCCCATTACTGACGCGATGGTTCCGTATCCATCTCCTCTCTGGCGCATCTCCACCACTGCTGCCGCCTGTTGTGGCGTGTAGTTCCTCTTCCTGCCGAACTTCACCCCTCTGTTCTTGGCGACTTCTCTGCCTTCGGCAGTGCGTTTTTTGATGCCCTTGAGTTCCATTTCAGCGGCGTAACCCATTACGCCCACCACCAACTTCACCAACTCCTCAGGCATCGAGGCAGTGTCCAGGCGTCCATCCAGGGTCTTGATCGCCACCCCGCGTTCGATCAGACCGTTGACCTGAACAAGCATTTCGACCATTGAGCGCCCAAGACGATCCAGTTCGTGGATCACCAGGGTGTCCCCATCACGGAGACCGTCCAGGCACTTGCTCAGTTCAGGTCGATCTCCATAAGCGGAGGTTCCAGTGATCTGGTCCCCGTAAATCC containing:
- a CDS encoding recombinase family protein; the protein is MAIWGYWRTSTTEQDSERQQKSLKEAGCDRIYGDQITGTSAYGDRPELSKCLDGLRDGDTLVIHELDRLGRSMVEMLVQVNGLIERGVAIKTLDGRLDTASMPEELVKLVVGVMGYAAEMELKGIKKRTAEGREVAKNRGVKFGRKRNYTPQQAAAVVEMRQRGDGYGTIASVMGMTTSMVRRIIQQQEEVPC